In a single window of the Pyrococcus sp. NA2 genome:
- a CDS encoding THUMP domain-containing protein encodes MKFIATCPPGREGDAILELEWSINAKVRRTKWRGVLVGETDLPKEDAIKRLRSFETFALQRLIPLDSIVDLEKLEEEVKDLCQKIPRGKKFAVRAKVRGSKIGEKKIEREIGGIIKRITGNPVDLENPEVIVVIEILGKKAGIGVLEPGELLKFNVKP; translated from the coding sequence ATGAAGTTCATAGCAACTTGTCCTCCAGGAAGAGAGGGAGACGCAATTTTAGAACTTGAATGGAGCATAAATGCCAAGGTTAGGAGAACTAAATGGAGGGGAGTTTTAGTAGGGGAAACCGATCTACCAAAGGAAGATGCTATAAAAAGGCTTAGAAGCTTTGAAACATTTGCCCTACAACGTTTAATTCCCCTAGATTCAATAGTCGACCTGGAAAAGCTTGAGGAGGAAGTGAAAGACTTGTGTCAAAAGATACCAAGGGGAAAGAAATTCGCCGTTAGAGCCAAGGTGAGAGGATCAAAAATTGGAGAGAAGAAAATTGAGAGGGAGATAGGAGGGATAATAAAGAGGATAACTGGAAATCCCGTTGATCTTGAAAATCCAGAGGTGATAGTGGTCATAGAGATTCTTGGAAAAAAAGCTGGAATAGGAGTGCTGGAGCCAGGAGAGTTACTTAAATTTAACGTTAAACCCTAG
- the queC gene encoding 7-cyano-7-deazaguanine synthase QueC: MKRAVVLFSGGLDSTACLYWAKRNYDEVIMLTINYGSREERVTNRVAEFFSNELNVPLKIIRVDFLEEFAKLSESSLVKGNIPHVSAKELEDIEIARETARSVWVPARNLVLISIAASLLDALGGGDIVVGFNREEGRTFPDNTLEFVERVNKVLEYATMSKVKVVAPLIDLDKKGIAKLLKEFGAKYEYSNSCYDPQGFTEDGKPIHCGKCESCVRRHRGLIEGIGEDKTIYLETPRV, from the coding sequence ATGAAGAGAGCTGTTGTCCTATTTTCCGGGGGACTCGATTCAACGGCATGTCTCTATTGGGCGAAGAGAAATTATGATGAGGTTATAATGCTCACCATAAACTATGGAAGTCGGGAAGAGAGAGTTACCAACAGGGTTGCTGAATTCTTTTCCAATGAGCTTAATGTTCCTCTGAAAATAATTAGAGTGGACTTTCTGGAGGAATTTGCAAAGTTAAGTGAGAGCTCCCTTGTTAAGGGAAACATCCCACACGTATCTGCAAAAGAATTAGAGGACATCGAAATTGCTAGGGAGACAGCTAGAAGTGTCTGGGTGCCTGCAAGGAATCTAGTATTAATAAGCATTGCAGCTTCCCTCTTAGATGCCCTTGGTGGTGGAGATATCGTTGTCGGTTTTAACAGGGAGGAAGGTCGGACGTTCCCTGATAACACTCTTGAATTCGTGGAAAGGGTGAATAAGGTTCTTGAATACGCAACGATGAGCAAAGTTAAGGTGGTTGCACCTTTAATTGATTTGGATAAAAAGGGAATAGCGAAGCTACTCAAGGAGTTTGGAGCTAAGTACGAGTACTCGAACTCCTGCTATGATCCTCAGGGATTCACAGAGGATGGCAAACCAATTCACTGTGGCAAGTGTGAGAGCTGTGTTAGGAGGCATAGAGGTCTAATTGAGGGGATTGGAGAAGATAAAACGATTTATTTGGAGACTCCTAGGGTTTAA
- a CDS encoding TrmB family transcriptional regulator sugar-binding domain-containing protein codes for MNKYKLVVIGIIFIAFGGIALTKVAKHYEGGEIYEAANEAMNLLGKGFNVTVRVVTVDGRTIEGEVFAAKGSQITIIVNGTKISVGGPSATREDVRAKHVDVIVRGKVYVYEIPGMEEGFEKFESYWTNDTYSMRFSGLIYIENISFIELGKLKYSADYLSFGSITINEIHEDNAVIWASHVPIQILESHLRGKKVFYYGTLYVNSERRTLPFRLIGVRNP; via the coding sequence ATGAATAAGTATAAACTTGTAGTAATTGGAATCATTTTTATAGCTTTTGGTGGAATAGCACTAACAAAAGTAGCCAAGCATTACGAAGGAGGAGAAATATATGAGGCCGCAAATGAGGCAATGAATCTACTTGGAAAGGGGTTCAATGTTACAGTTAGGGTGGTAACTGTAGACGGAAGGACAATAGAAGGGGAGGTGTTTGCCGCAAAAGGCTCACAAATAACGATCATAGTGAATGGAACCAAGATCTCAGTTGGGGGACCCTCAGCAACTAGGGAGGATGTTAGAGCAAAGCATGTGGATGTTATAGTGAGAGGGAAAGTCTACGTGTATGAAATCCCCGGCATGGAAGAGGGATTTGAAAAGTTTGAAAGTTATTGGACGAATGATACTTACTCAATGAGATTCAGTGGACTCATATACATTGAGAACATTTCATTCATAGAACTTGGAAAGCTCAAGTATTCCGCAGATTACCTTAGCTTTGGCTCGATTACAATAAATGAAATTCATGAGGACAATGCAGTCATATGGGCAAGTCATGTTCCAATTCAGATACTGGAGAGTCATTTAAGGGGAAAGAAAGTTTTCTATTATGGAACCCTCTACGTGAATTCTGAGAGGAGAACACTACCCTTCAGATTAATAGGGGTGAGAAATCCATGA
- a CDS encoding oligosaccharide repeat unit polymerase family protein, giving the protein MKDYPLLIPILLVLFVSLGLARIKTIAVVVLFSLFFVYGYKKGENFGTPRREIKVRDEILEIALLISLLLVVYQILELWQIPLLNPSIRTHLNPKITMLTYLLGLPSSVYLTIKGRKIGLLYPLAVSLYAYRTPLLASIIALALPFLEKRREDSGTIIALGGLGIALLFAISYLRGDLSFITRVVGTTSVLDVIVKRCSVTGFYKGELQLAGINSYLTGGPGARILIAKYLGISGVTITATLIGGPYLDFGLLATIEMLLLGFYYGITKRLKSEVGRAFYYSTLAYGIVGVETGILDLPIYLMFLIGGIIAWRELDGEVRKTVLGTIARIFRTGDHR; this is encoded by the coding sequence ATGAAAGATTACCCCCTGTTAATTCCTATTCTTCTTGTTCTTTTTGTATCCCTGGGACTCGCTAGAATAAAAACTATAGCTGTCGTTGTCCTATTTTCACTATTCTTCGTCTATGGTTACAAGAAGGGGGAAAATTTTGGAACACCTAGAAGGGAGATAAAGGTAAGGGATGAAATACTTGAGATAGCCCTCCTAATCTCCCTTCTCTTAGTAGTTTACCAAATATTGGAGTTGTGGCAGATTCCACTCCTAAACCCTTCCATAAGAACGCATCTTAACCCTAAAATAACGATGCTAACATACCTCTTAGGTTTACCTTCAAGTGTCTACTTAACAATTAAAGGAAGAAAAATTGGCCTTCTGTACCCACTCGCCGTTTCTCTGTACGCATATAGGACTCCCCTCTTGGCATCGATCATAGCACTTGCATTGCCATTCCTAGAGAAAAGAAGAGAAGATAGCGGGACAATTATAGCCCTTGGTGGCTTGGGGATTGCACTGCTCTTTGCGATCTCGTACCTTAGAGGCGACCTATCATTTATAACGAGAGTTGTAGGAACGACATCCGTTCTTGATGTGATAGTGAAAAGGTGTAGCGTGACAGGTTTCTACAAAGGGGAACTTCAGCTTGCAGGGATAAACTCGTATCTAACTGGGGGACCCGGAGCAAGGATACTCATCGCTAAATATCTGGGAATCTCAGGAGTAACTATTACGGCAACATTGATCGGAGGGCCTTACTTAGATTTTGGCCTCCTAGCCACAATAGAGATGCTACTTCTAGGGTTTTACTACGGAATTACCAAGAGATTGAAGTCCGAGGTTGGGAGAGCATTCTACTACTCAACGCTCGCTTATGGAATAGTTGGCGTTGAGACGGGAATACTCGATTTGCCAATTTATCTCATGTTTTTAATAGGGGGTATTATAGCCTGGAGGGAGCTAGATGGAGAAGTCAGAAAAACTGTTCTTGGCACTATTGCTAGGATTTTTAGGACTGGCGATCATAGGTAA
- a CDS encoding glycosyltransferase family 39 protein gives MKDRVGILIFMFSLGLGILALAPEKSLTYDGALYINIARNLARDITSFTYQGVYMMYRPPLYPYTLSLIFRFIHSNHLLIARLVSAVSFALTSLILYYLVKDMFGSDIKGIIASLFYVFNPLAFTMAGRELVHSEFTLFYTLAIYLLYMGRKRDNALRIYLAFISAGLAILTRYTGLSIILVFLAYLWLVDHWNWVKKREYLIGFGLLFPTLLPWLYMGHLYYGGFFRPFKIASRVVTLDKPVSAFEYIGMVIKDIGYVLPALATLGFLRIKKDEQGWLILSWLVIGGGGILAVTHKETRFITFLSPVIAILASEGISLIAEQLKGKWKTIGSIAIALLLIVPIGMKAKELKGRWDGVGVYESEALRYASNHYKAERLLVSPYLYTMAGYYYPNARIEMILKRKDVEEKIAKGYYDVIIHKDPNVYLNIETCGNYVLVKEFYGGRIKIYVKSQK, from the coding sequence ATGAAAGATAGAGTGGGAATATTAATTTTCATGTTCTCTCTCGGCCTGGGCATCCTCGCCCTAGCCCCTGAAAAATCACTAACTTACGATGGTGCCCTTTACATAAACATAGCAAGGAACCTTGCCAGGGACATAACGAGCTTTACCTACCAGGGAGTATACATGATGTATAGACCTCCTCTATATCCTTACACACTCTCCTTGATATTCAGGTTCATTCATTCAAATCATCTCTTAATAGCTAGACTTGTTTCTGCGGTTAGCTTCGCACTCACATCCCTAATCCTATATTACCTCGTTAAGGACATGTTTGGGAGTGATATCAAGGGAATAATTGCAAGTTTGTTCTACGTGTTTAACCCTTTAGCTTTCACAATGGCCGGAAGGGAGCTAGTTCATTCAGAGTTCACCCTCTTCTATACCCTCGCAATTTACCTCCTATATATGGGGAGAAAGAGAGACAACGCCCTTAGAATTTATCTTGCTTTCATTTCTGCGGGACTTGCTATTTTAACTAGATACACTGGACTGTCCATCATTCTCGTATTCCTTGCTTACCTCTGGCTAGTTGACCACTGGAATTGGGTTAAGAAGAGGGAGTACTTGATAGGATTTGGACTGTTGTTCCCAACGTTACTTCCCTGGCTTTACATGGGGCATCTATACTATGGAGGCTTCTTCAGACCATTCAAGATTGCCTCTAGAGTCGTTACTCTAGATAAGCCCGTTTCAGCCTTTGAGTACATAGGAATGGTAATCAAAGATATCGGATACGTCCTACCTGCTTTAGCAACTTTAGGATTCCTTAGGATTAAAAAGGACGAACAGGGGTGGCTAATTTTAAGTTGGCTCGTTATCGGTGGAGGAGGAATATTAGCGGTAACTCACAAGGAGACGAGGTTCATAACTTTCCTATCCCCAGTAATAGCGATCTTAGCGAGTGAAGGAATTTCACTGATAGCGGAGCAACTTAAAGGCAAATGGAAGACCATTGGAAGTATAGCAATTGCCTTGCTCCTTATAGTGCCAATAGGCATGAAAGCTAAGGAACTCAAAGGGAGATGGGACGGAGTGGGAGTGTATGAGAGCGAAGCTTTAAGATATGCTTCAAACCACTATAAGGCGGAAAGGTTATTAGTATCTCCTTATCTCTACACAATGGCCGGCTATTATTATCCAAACGCAAGGATAGAGATGATTCTAAAAAGAAAAGATGTGGAGGAAAAGATAGCCAAGGGGTATTATGACGTAATAATCCATAAGGATCCAAACGTTTATCTGAATATTGAAACGTGTGGGAATTACGTCTTAGTAAAAGAATTCTATGGGGGCAGAATTAAGATCTACGTGAAATCTCAAAAATGA
- the ppsA gene encoding phosphoenolpyruvate synthase: protein MAYRFIKWFEELRKEDVPLVGGKGANLGEMTNAGIPVPPGFCVTAEAYKYFVENVKISKEDVKRILGEKANKGTIAEVLAQAPDEPRPLQEWIMDIINRTNVDDSRQLQENTAIIRELIKSLDMPAEIAEEIKQAYKELSQRFGKDEIYVAVRSSATAEDLPEASFAGQQETYLDVLGADDVIDKVKRCWASLWTARATFYRAKQGFDHSKVYLSAVVQKMVNSEKSGVMFTANPVTNNRNEIMINASWGLGEAVVSGAVTPDEYIVEKGTWKIKEKVIAKKEIMVIRNPETGRGTVQVKVADYLGPEFVEKQVLTDEQIIEVAKMGQKIEEHYGWPQDIEWAYDKDDGKLYIVQSRPVTTLKETTAEEVEEVEEAEVILKGLGASPGIGAGRVVVIFDASEIDKVKEGDVLVTTMTNPDMVPAMKRASAIITDEGGRTSHAAIVSRELGIPCVVGTKEATKKLKTGDYVTVDGTRGLVYKGIVKSLVEKKKKEEAAAAPGAAVAAAPLVTGTLVKVNVSMPEVAERAAATGADGVGLLRAEHMILSIGQHPVKFIKEGKEEELVEKLAEGIEKVAAAFYPRPVWYRTLDAPTNEFREMPGGEDEPEERNPMLGWRGIRRGLDQPELLRAEFKAIKRVVEKGYNNIGVMLPLVSHPEQIRKAKEIARSVGLEPHKDVAWGIMIEVPAAAIIIEDLIKEGIDFVSFGTNDLTQYTLAIDRDNERVAKLYDETHPAVLKLIKHVIKVCKKYGIETSICGQAASDPKMARILVRLGIDSLSANPDAVQLIRQVVAQEERKIMLEAARKRLFEEEEEEEELF, encoded by the coding sequence ATGGCATATAGATTCATTAAGTGGTTCGAAGAGCTGAGAAAAGAGGATGTTCCTCTTGTTGGTGGTAAAGGGGCAAACCTTGGAGAAATGACAAATGCAGGAATTCCAGTACCCCCAGGATTCTGTGTTACAGCCGAAGCTTACAAGTACTTCGTTGAGAACGTTAAGATTTCTAAGGAAGACGTTAAGAGAATCCTCGGAGAGAAAGCAAACAAGGGTACCATCGCTGAGGTTCTTGCTCAAGCTCCAGACGAGCCAAGGCCACTTCAGGAGTGGATAATGGACATAATCAACAGGACGAACGTTGACGATTCAAGACAGCTACAGGAGAACACTGCTATAATTAGGGAGCTAATTAAGTCCCTTGACATGCCAGCAGAGATTGCAGAGGAGATTAAGCAGGCTTACAAGGAGCTCAGCCAGAGATTTGGAAAGGATGAGATCTATGTTGCCGTAAGATCATCAGCAACAGCTGAAGACCTTCCAGAAGCAAGCTTCGCTGGACAGCAAGAAACTTACCTCGACGTTCTTGGAGCTGATGATGTCATAGACAAAGTAAAGAGATGCTGGGCATCACTCTGGACTGCAAGGGCTACATTCTATAGAGCTAAGCAAGGATTCGACCACAGCAAGGTCTACCTCTCAGCTGTCGTCCAGAAGATGGTCAACAGCGAGAAGAGCGGTGTCATGTTCACAGCTAACCCAGTCACGAACAACAGGAACGAGATAATGATAAACGCAAGCTGGGGACTCGGTGAGGCTGTAGTTAGCGGTGCCGTTACACCTGATGAGTACATAGTTGAGAAGGGAACCTGGAAGATCAAGGAGAAGGTCATCGCAAAGAAGGAAATAATGGTCATTAGGAACCCAGAGACAGGTAGAGGAACTGTCCAGGTCAAGGTTGCTGACTACCTGGGTCCAGAGTTCGTTGAGAAGCAGGTTCTCACAGATGAGCAGATAATTGAAGTAGCTAAGATGGGTCAGAAGATTGAGGAGCACTACGGCTGGCCACAGGACATCGAGTGGGCCTACGACAAGGACGATGGAAAGCTCTACATCGTACAGAGCAGACCCGTAACAACGCTCAAGGAGACCACCGCTGAGGAAGTTGAGGAGGTTGAGGAGGCAGAAGTAATCCTCAAGGGTCTCGGTGCATCACCAGGAATCGGTGCAGGTAGGGTTGTCGTCATCTTCGATGCCAGCGAGATCGACAAGGTCAAGGAAGGTGACGTTCTAGTAACGACGATGACCAACCCAGACATGGTTCCAGCGATGAAGAGAGCGAGTGCAATCATTACCGACGAGGGTGGAAGAACGAGCCACGCTGCTATCGTCAGTAGAGAGCTTGGAATTCCATGTGTAGTTGGTACAAAAGAAGCTACAAAGAAGCTCAAGACAGGAGATTACGTAACAGTTGACGGAACGAGAGGTCTAGTCTACAAGGGTATCGTCAAGAGCTTGGTTGAAAAGAAGAAGAAAGAAGAGGCAGCTGCAGCCCCAGGAGCAGCCGTAGCTGCGGCACCACTTGTCACTGGAACCCTAGTTAAGGTCAACGTGTCAATGCCAGAGGTCGCCGAGAGGGCAGCAGCCACCGGAGCAGATGGAGTTGGTCTATTAAGAGCTGAGCACATGATCCTAAGCATTGGACAGCACCCAGTTAAGTTCATCAAGGAGGGCAAGGAGGAAGAGCTCGTAGAGAAGCTTGCAGAGGGAATTGAGAAGGTAGCAGCAGCGTTCTATCCAAGGCCAGTCTGGTACAGAACACTTGACGCTCCAACCAACGAGTTCAGAGAGATGCCAGGTGGAGAGGACGAGCCAGAAGAGAGGAATCCAATGCTTGGATGGAGAGGAATCAGGAGAGGCCTTGACCAGCCAGAGCTACTGAGAGCAGAGTTCAAGGCCATTAAGAGGGTAGTTGAGAAGGGATACAACAACATCGGTGTAATGCTACCACTCGTCAGCCACCCAGAGCAGATAAGGAAGGCCAAGGAAATAGCAAGGAGCGTTGGCCTTGAGCCCCACAAGGACGTTGCCTGGGGAATAATGATTGAAGTTCCTGCAGCAGCAATAATCATCGAAGACCTAATCAAGGAGGGAATCGACTTCGTCAGCTTCGGAACCAACGACCTAACCCAGTACACACTAGCTATTGACAGAGACAACGAGAGGGTTGCAAAGCTCTACGATGAGACCCACCCAGCAGTACTCAAGTTGATCAAGCACGTCATCAAGGTATGTAAGAAGTACGGAATTGAGACGAGCATCTGTGGACAGGCAGCAAGTGATCCAAAGATGGCAAGGATACTCGTCAGACTCGGCATTGACAGCCTGTCAGCCAACCCAGATGCAGTGCAACTAATTAGACAGGTAGTTGCCCAGGAAGAGAGGAAGATAATGCTCGAGGCAGCAAGAAAGAGGCTATTCGAGGAAGAAGAGGAAGAGGAAGAGCTCTTCTGA
- a CDS encoding amidohydrolase family protein has product MLWRTDVKLSGDNYKKIDAHAHIQKLGYPFNVEITVEEFLALMEAYNIEKAIISDVDNERIAEITREYPDKFIGIAWINPRDKNIERHLRSEFRGIKLHPLLHMFSPGDPIVERVMRIAHDHELPVFIHSGHPPTSLPWQIEDLARKFPEVPIVMIHMGHGNAFYIQGAIEIAERNENVYLETSGMPMPAKIRQAYERVPDKVMFGTDLPCHHPVVEIAKVITSGLDKEGIKKVFYENAKAFIKRWMR; this is encoded by the coding sequence ATGTTGTGGAGAACCGACGTGAAGCTTAGTGGGGATAACTACAAAAAGATAGATGCTCATGCCCACATCCAAAAGCTAGGCTATCCCTTTAACGTTGAGATAACAGTGGAAGAGTTCCTAGCTTTAATGGAGGCTTATAACATCGAGAAGGCCATCATAAGTGATGTAGACAACGAGAGGATAGCAGAGATAACCAGAGAATACCCGGATAAGTTCATAGGGATAGCCTGGATAAATCCCAGGGATAAGAACATTGAGAGGCACCTTAGATCAGAGTTCAGGGGAATAAAGCTACATCCACTCCTTCACATGTTCTCCCCAGGAGATCCCATTGTTGAGAGGGTCATGAGAATCGCTCATGATCACGAACTTCCGGTCTTCATTCACTCAGGGCATCCACCGACTTCCCTTCCCTGGCAGATTGAAGACCTTGCAAGGAAGTTTCCTGAGGTTCCAATAGTAATGATCCACATGGGACATGGAAACGCGTTCTACATTCAAGGGGCCATTGAGATAGCTGAGAGGAATGAAAACGTTTACCTCGAAACTTCAGGGATGCCAATGCCGGCTAAGATAAGGCAAGCATACGAGAGGGTTCCAGATAAGGTCATGTTCGGAACGGATTTACCCTGTCACCATCCGGTGGTTGAGATAGCGAAAGTTATAACGAGCGGTCTAGATAAGGAAGGAATTAAGAAGGTGTTCTACGAAAACGCGAAGGCGTTCATAAAAAGGTGGATGAGATGA
- a CDS encoding radical SAM protein yields the protein MIIAIIDGYTDEPAGLGVPPYIGLYPRYAYGAIKKAKKDANIFYLTIDDLRATFEGESGIKTKNKTPNFPKVREILEKAEIIVFIGGLHTPGKYLSAVPGTVEEVAKFIKPYKGVKILGGPAFMGSAKAGGIKVTIKELKFAEEIFDHVVYGDLEAFLFDYLSGRDVDPFRFRSYDELRDYALLGAEVVKQFPGYPEFVLAEIETQRGCPKAMGIGGCSFCTEPVRYPVVENREQKDVVDEVKTLYSLGIRHFRIGRQSCIFSYKAKPNGRVPIPNPEEVEKLFRGVRNAAPNAKTIHVDNANPAVIANYPDEAKRIAKAIIKYGTPGNVVAFGLETADPKVARLNNLNATPEETYEAVRIINEVGARRGYNGLPWLLPGINIIFGLPGETKRTYELTYEFLKKILDDGLMIRRINIRQVVVFPGTPLWNMRDKVKTEKHKDLIKHYRHKIRHEIDLPMLKRVVPTGTILRDVRMEIYDGNLTFGRQFGSYPLIVGVPKKLELDKYYDIMIVDHGLRSVTGIPVPIEVNKESSKVLSWLPGLGKKTLAKVLAKRPFKTEDEFLNLLPKEFKEMYRGKIKV from the coding sequence ATGATAATAGCGATAATCGATGGCTACACCGACGAACCTGCTGGACTTGGCGTTCCACCCTACATAGGGCTTTACCCTAGGTATGCCTACGGAGCTATAAAGAAAGCCAAGAAAGATGCGAACATATTTTACTTGACAATAGATGACCTAAGGGCAACTTTTGAAGGTGAGAGTGGAATTAAAACGAAGAACAAAACACCCAACTTCCCAAAGGTCAGGGAGATACTCGAAAAGGCGGAAATAATAGTTTTTATAGGGGGGCTCCATACCCCAGGGAAGTACCTATCCGCAGTCCCTGGAACGGTTGAAGAGGTAGCGAAATTCATCAAGCCCTACAAGGGGGTTAAAATACTCGGCGGTCCAGCATTTATGGGCTCTGCCAAGGCAGGTGGAATTAAAGTTACAATTAAAGAGCTCAAGTTTGCAGAGGAAATATTTGACCATGTAGTTTACGGTGACCTTGAGGCTTTCCTATTCGATTACCTAAGTGGAAGGGACGTCGATCCGTTCAGGTTCAGAAGCTACGATGAGCTTAGGGATTACGCTCTCCTGGGGGCTGAGGTTGTTAAGCAGTTCCCAGGATATCCGGAATTCGTTCTCGCTGAAATAGAGACTCAAAGAGGTTGCCCAAAGGCCATGGGCATAGGAGGATGCTCATTCTGCACGGAGCCTGTGAGATATCCAGTAGTTGAGAACCGGGAGCAGAAAGATGTCGTTGATGAAGTTAAAACTCTATACTCCCTGGGAATAAGGCACTTTAGGATTGGAAGACAAAGTTGCATCTTCTCGTACAAGGCCAAACCAAATGGTAGAGTCCCAATACCAAATCCCGAAGAAGTTGAGAAGCTGTTTAGAGGCGTTAGGAACGCAGCGCCTAACGCAAAGACGATTCACGTTGATAATGCCAACCCCGCAGTTATAGCCAACTATCCCGACGAAGCTAAGAGAATAGCAAAGGCCATAATAAAGTACGGAACCCCGGGAAATGTAGTGGCGTTTGGGCTTGAAACGGCTGATCCAAAGGTTGCAAGATTGAACAACTTAAACGCAACGCCAGAGGAAACTTATGAAGCCGTGAGGATAATAAACGAGGTTGGTGCAAGAAGAGGATACAACGGGTTACCATGGCTCCTCCCCGGGATAAACATCATATTCGGCTTACCTGGAGAGACTAAGAGGACTTACGAACTAACTTACGAGTTCCTGAAAAAGATCCTTGACGATGGATTGATGATTAGGAGGATAAACATAAGACAAGTCGTCGTCTTCCCCGGGACTCCCCTTTGGAACATGAGGGATAAGGTTAAAACGGAGAAGCACAAGGATTTGATAAAGCACTACAGGCACAAGATAAGACACGAGATAGATTTGCCAATGTTGAAAAGGGTAGTTCCCACCGGGACAATTCTTAGGGATGTTAGAATGGAGATTTACGATGGAAACCTAACCTTCGGAAGGCAGTTCGGTAGCTATCCCCTCATAGTTGGGGTTCCAAAGAAACTAGAGCTAGACAAATACTACGACATCATGATAGTTGACCATGGGCTTAGGAGCGTTACTGGGATTCCAGTCCCAATAGAAGTGAACAAGGAAAGTTCGAAAGTGCTGAGCTGGCTTCCAGGACTGGGAAAGAAAACTTTAGCGAAGGTCCTTGCAAAGAGACCGTTCAAAACCGAGGATGAATTCCTAAACTTATTACCCAAGGAATTTAAAGAAATGTACAGAGGCAAGATCAAGGTTTAA
- a CDS encoding phosphoribosyltransferase produces the protein MDKVYLTWWQVDRAIFALAEKLREYKPDVIVGVARGGLIPAVRLSHILNDIPLKVIDVKFYKGIDERAEKPVITIPIHGDLKGKKVVIVDDVSDTGKTLEVVIEEVKKLGAKEIKVACLAMKPWTSVVPDYYVFRTDKWIVFPWEEFPVVEKR, from the coding sequence ATGGACAAGGTCTATTTAACCTGGTGGCAAGTGGATAGAGCAATTTTCGCCCTAGCAGAGAAGTTGAGGGAGTATAAGCCTGATGTAATAGTTGGGGTTGCGAGGGGTGGATTAATTCCAGCCGTGAGGTTAAGCCACATCTTAAATGACATTCCGCTCAAGGTAATCGACGTTAAGTTCTACAAGGGAATAGACGAGAGGGCCGAGAAGCCTGTAATAACGATTCCGATTCATGGAGACCTTAAAGGAAAGAAAGTGGTTATAGTGGACGACGTCAGCGATACTGGAAAAACGCTTGAGGTTGTTATAGAAGAAGTCAAGAAGCTCGGAGCTAAGGAGATTAAGGTTGCGTGCCTAGCTATGAAACCCTGGACCTCAGTAGTTCCAGACTACTACGTGTTCAGAACCGACAAGTGGATAGTCTTCCCCTGGGAGGAGTTTCCAGTAGTTGAAAAGAGATAA
- the thpR gene encoding RNA 2',3'-cyclic phosphodiesterase gives MRAFIAIDVNESVRDSLVRAQDYIGSKEAKIKFVERENFHITLKFLGEITEEQAEEIKKILKKIAEKYKKHEVRVKGIGVFPSPNYVRVIWAGIENDEIIKKIAKEIDDELVKLGFKRENNFVAHITIGRVKFVKDKLGLAMKLKELANEDFGSFVVEAIELKKSTLTPKGPIYETLARFELSD, from the coding sequence ATGAGGGCCTTTATAGCCATCGATGTTAATGAGAGCGTTAGGGACTCATTAGTTAGGGCCCAAGACTACATAGGGTCAAAAGAAGCTAAGATAAAGTTCGTGGAGAGGGAAAATTTCCACATAACACTAAAATTTCTAGGGGAAATCACAGAAGAACAAGCTGAGGAAATCAAGAAGATACTCAAGAAAATAGCTGAAAAGTACAAAAAACACGAAGTTAGGGTTAAGGGAATAGGAGTCTTTCCCAGTCCTAACTATGTAAGGGTAATTTGGGCTGGAATTGAGAACGACGAAATAATAAAGAAGATAGCAAAGGAAATAGATGACGAGCTGGTAAAACTCGGCTTTAAAAGAGAGAACAACTTTGTAGCTCACATAACCATAGGAAGAGTGAAGTTCGTTAAGGACAAGCTCGGCTTGGCAATGAAGCTGAAAGAGCTGGCCAACGAAGATTTCGGTTCCTTCGTGGTTGAAGCAATTGAACTAAAAAAGAGCACCTTAACACCAAAGGGTCCAATCTACGAGACACTGGCAAGGTTCGAGCTATCAGATTAG